CAAAATCTCAAATTGATACAATCATTCAGAATTGGAAAGCCAAGAATAGTTCTGGTGAATTAAAAGAGTATTGTGGTGCAGCCATTTATCGATTACAAAAACACCCTGCGTATAAGAGAGGATAACTATAGATGAGTGACCAATTTGATTTTTCAGTAGATAAAGGGCCTGTAGAATGTCTGGGGAAGACTTTTCAGAATGATGAAGAACGACGCAACTACTTCACAGAATTACTCAGAGAGAAATTGAAAGATCCTGAATTCAGATCCATAGAAGGATTTCCTCTCGGAGAAGATGAAGATATTCTGGCTCTTTCTGATCCTCCTTACTATACGGCATGTCCAAATCCCTGGATGGGCGAATTTATAGAACAGTGGGAACAAGAAAAGCCAACAAAGCAGGAAGGATATAAGTACCATAGAGAACCATTCGCCGCTGATGTAAGTGAAGGGAAAAACGATCCAATCTATAATGCCCACTCCTACCACACTAAAGTTCCTCATAAAGCTATCATGCGATATATCCTTCACTATACGGAGCCTGGAGATATTGTTTTTGATGGATTTTGTGGGACAGGAATGACTGGTGTAGCTGCACAAATGTGCGGTGATATCGGTACTGTCCAATCTTTGGGTTATCGAGTTGAAAGAGATGGAACCATATTGCAGGAAGAGACTGATGAAGAGGGAAAGAATGTTTGGAAGCCTTTCTCAAAACTTGGTGCAAGAAAAGCAGTTCTGAATGACCTTTCTCCAGCAGCAACCTTTATTGCCTACAACTACAATATTCCTGTTGATATTGTCCAGTTTGAAAGGGAAGCCAAACGGATTCTGGATGAAGTGGAAGAAGAGTGTGGCTGGATGTATGAAACGATACATACTGATGGAAAAACTAAAGGAAAGATAAATTACACGGTTTGGTCTGATGTGTTTGTTTGTCCTTCATGTGTAAATGAGGTAGTTTTCTGGAATGAAGCTGTTGATCAAAAGGCCGGAAAAGTTAAGGATTCATTTCCATGCCCTCATTGTCATGCAGAAATGACTAAACAAAATATGGATAGGGCTTGGGAAACATTCTATGATTCAGCTCTTAATGAAAATATAAAGCAAGCTAAGCAAGTTCCTGTACTCATAAATTACTCCATAAATGGTTATAAAGGAAGATTTGAAAAGAAACCTGATGAGTTTGATTATGAATTGATTGAAAAAATTGATCAGAAAGAAATCCCTTATTGGTTTCCAACGAATCGTTTACCAGATGGATATAATACAAGGCAACCGATTCGTTCACATGGTATTACTCATATGCATCATTTTTATACGAAGAGAAATCTTTGGACATTAGCAAGTATTTATAATCGAAGTAATCCCAATTTCTATAGCTCCCAATTGGCAATGTGGTGGACCTTAACGAAACTATACAGGTATAGATGGGCTGGAGGTGTACCTGGCGCTGGAGGAGGACCGATGGCTGGAACTTTATATATTCCATCTATTATAAAAGATATTTCAGTTCTTTTTTCAGCAAAGGATGTGTTTAACAAAAGTATCAGGAAAAAGAAATTATTATCAAATCTCAATTTTCAACCGATATCTACTCAATCATCAGAAAACAATAAGATAAAAAATGATACATTAGATTATATTTTTATTGATCCCCCATTTGGTTCAAATCTGAATTATTCTGAGCTCAGTTCTCTATGGGAGTCTTGGCTTAAAATTATGACGAATAATACTTCTGAAGCTATCGAAAATTCAGTTCAAGAAAAAGGTCCAGCCGAGTATAGAAGCATCATGACTTCTTGTTTTAAGGAAGCATACCGTTTACTTAAACCTGGAAGATGGATGACTGTAGAGTTTTCAAACACCAAAGCCAGCGTTTGGAATACTATTCAAACAGCATTAACTGATGCAGGGTTTATTGTATCCAATGTAGCTGGTCTTGATAAAAAACAAGGGAGTATTAAGGCTGTTACTACATCAACGGCTGTAAAAAAAGATTTGGTTATTTCAGCCTACAAACCTAACGGAGGCTTTGAAGACCGTTTTATAAAAGAAGCTAATTCAGAAGACGGAGTCTGGGATTTTATAGGAACCCACCTCAAATATTTAATTGTCACAAAGAAAAGTGGGGCCAATTTAGTTCATATACCAGAACGAGATCCTCGAATTCTTTATGACCAGTTAATTTCCTACTATGTCCGAAAGGGTTACAACATTCCTCTATCCAGTCAGGAATTTCAGAAAGGATTGGCTGAACGCTTTGAAGAACGAGATGACATGTTCTTTCTTCATGATCAAGTTGTAGAATACGATAAAGCTCGTGCCAAATTTTCTGGCCAGGTTCAACTATCTCTCTTTGTTGATGATGAGAAATCAGCCATTGATTGGCTTAGAGATTATCTGAAAAGAAAACCTGGAACTTATTCAGATATACATCCCAATTTTATGCAGCAGATGTCAGCAAATAGCTGGAAAGCTGGCGAAAAACAACCAGAACTACAGGACCTCTTAAACCTGAATTTTTTACGATATGACGGTAAAGATGAAGTACCCTCACAGATACATTCTTACCTCTCAACAAACTTCAAGGATTTGAGAAAATTAGATAAGAATGATGAAGCATTAAAGGCGAAAGCCAAGGATCGTTGGTATGTTCCTGATCCGAATAAAGAAGCAGACCTGGAAAAGGTTCGTTTGAAATCTCTGCTTAAAGAATATGAAGGATACAAAGAGGGTAAAGGCAAGCTGAAAGAGGTTCGCCGGGAAGCTCTTCGTGCCGGATTCAAACAGGACTATCAGAATAAAAACTTTAACAACATTATGCTCATTGCCAAACGCCTGAAGCCTGAAATCATCGATGAAGATGAAACTCTGCTCATGTACTTTGATTATGCCAGCATGGTGGTTGAGGACTGATAGTGAAATACTCCATTGGAGAACTGGTATGGTCCAGGCAGCATAAGAAAGAAGCAAAAATACTCAGTTCTTCAGAACTCTGGGACAAGGTATCCTATGAGATTCTAATTCCAGAAGAGAAAGAGATTCTTTGGGTTCAGGAAGA
This portion of the Sediminispirochaeta bajacaliforniensis DSM 16054 genome encodes:
- a CDS encoding DNA methyltransferase is translated as MSDQFDFSVDKGPVECLGKTFQNDEERRNYFTELLREKLKDPEFRSIEGFPLGEDEDILALSDPPYYTACPNPWMGEFIEQWEQEKPTKQEGYKYHREPFAADVSEGKNDPIYNAHSYHTKVPHKAIMRYILHYTEPGDIVFDGFCGTGMTGVAAQMCGDIGTVQSLGYRVERDGTILQEETDEEGKNVWKPFSKLGARKAVLNDLSPAATFIAYNYNIPVDIVQFEREAKRILDEVEEECGWMYETIHTDGKTKGKINYTVWSDVFVCPSCVNEVVFWNEAVDQKAGKVKDSFPCPHCHAEMTKQNMDRAWETFYDSALNENIKQAKQVPVLINYSINGYKGRFEKKPDEFDYELIEKIDQKEIPYWFPTNRLPDGYNTRQPIRSHGITHMHHFYTKRNLWTLASIYNRSNPNFYSSQLAMWWTLTKLYRYRWAGGVPGAGGGPMAGTLYIPSIIKDISVLFSAKDVFNKSIRKKKLLSNLNFQPISTQSSENNKIKNDTLDYIFIDPPFGSNLNYSELSSLWESWLKIMTNNTSEAIENSVQEKGPAEYRSIMTSCFKEAYRLLKPGRWMTVEFSNTKASVWNTIQTALTDAGFIVSNVAGLDKKQGSIKAVTTSTAVKKDLVISAYKPNGGFEDRFIKEANSEDGVWDFIGTHLKYLIVTKKSGANLVHIPERDPRILYDQLISYYVRKGYNIPLSSQEFQKGLAERFEERDDMFFLHDQVVEYDKARAKFSGQVQLSLFVDDEKSAIDWLRDYLKRKPGTYSDIHPNFMQQMSANSWKAGEKQPELQDLLNLNFLRYDGKDEVPSQIHSYLSTNFKDLRKLDKNDEALKAKAKDRWYVPDPNKEADLEKVRLKSLLKEYEGYKEGKGKLKEVRREALRAGFKQDYQNKNFNNIMLIAKRLKPEIIDEDETLLMYFDYASMVVED